From the genome of Triticum aestivum cultivar Chinese Spring chromosome 3B, IWGSC CS RefSeq v2.1, whole genome shotgun sequence, one region includes:
- the LOC123064727 gene encoding germin-like protein 8-4 yields MASSTSSFHLLAVLLALASWQASAYDPSPLQDFCIADMKSPVRVNGFACKDPMAASSDDFFNPAMLDKARDTKASKVRSNVTNINVINFPGLNTLGISLARIDYGPLGVNTPHIHPRATELLTVLEGTLYLGFVTSNPNRLFSKIVTKGDVFVFPKAMIHFQMNLAHDKPAAALSSLSSQNPGVISIANAVFGSKPPISDDVLATAFQVEKDLIHWLQSQFWENNNY; encoded by the exons ATggcatcctccacctcctcattcCATCTTCTTGCCGTCCTCCTTGCGCTGGCCTCATGGCAGGCCAGTGCATATGATCCTAGTCCTCTTCAAGATTTCTGCATCGCTGACATGAAGTCCCCTG TGCGAGTAAATGGATTTGCGTGCAAGGATCCAATGGCTGCAAGCTCGGACGACTTCTTCAATCCGGCCATGCTTGATAAGGCTAGGGATACAAAGGCCAGCAAGGtcaggtccaacgtcaccaacatCAATGTCATAAATTTCCCTGGCCTCAACACCCTGGGTATCTCTCTGGCACGCATCGATTATGGACCACTAGGTGTGAACACGCCACACATACACCCCCGTGCCACTGAGCTCTTGACCGTGCTTGAGGGAACACTATACCTTGGATTTGTCACATCCAACCCAAATAGGCTCTTCTCTAAGATAGTTACGAAGGGTGATGTATTTGTATTCCCAAAAGCAATGATCCACTTCCAAATGAACCTAGCGCATGACAAGCCAGCGGCCGCGTTGTCCTCGCTCAGCAGCCAAAACCCCGGGGTTATTTCTATTGCCAATGCAGTGTTTGGATCAAAGCCGCCGATTTCAGATGATGTTCTGGCCACGGCATTTCAGGTGGAAAAGGATCTGATACACTGGCTCCAATCTCAGTTCTGGGAAAATAACAACTACTAA